From the genome of Etheostoma cragini isolate CJK2018 chromosome 23, CSU_Ecrag_1.0, whole genome shotgun sequence:
atgattctgatgaatgaatgattttttttgaatcGGTCATTATAAATGCTAGATGAGTAAAAATAAACAGATCgtgaaatgcctaatattggccgatatattggCTGGGCTCTAGTGCGTTGACTCACTGAGGAAGTCCTGGACCTGGTTGTAGACCCTGAACGTGAGCAGAGGTTCAGGCAGCTCTCGGAGAAACGTCTTCAGGATCACAGCGGGAACGTGGACGTCTCCGACCTCCTCAAAGTTCACCGGTTTCCCTGAACACGtgataaataacacaaagacactttttattgtttccaGTTAGACGCGTTATGAACGGCGTTAACGctaacccattttaacggcgtccATTTGGTTAGCGCgggattaacgttctttttggcctagcagactttgtagtttttttcacatgctgttgcaacaagtAGTGATGTTAGAAaaagataaaactagagagatgtctcactctggagataaaactagagagatgtctcactctggagataaaactagagagatgtctcactctggagataagactagagagacgtctcactctggagataaaactagagagatgtctcactctggagataaaactagagagatgtctcactctggagataaaactagagagatgtctcactctggagataaaactagtgagatgtctcactctggagataaaactagtgagatgtctcactctggagataaaactagagagatgtctcactctggagataaaactagtgagatgtctcactctggagataaaactagagagatgtctcactctggagataaaactagagagatgtctcactctggagataaaactagagagatgtctcactctggagataaaactagtgagatgtctcactgtTGTCTCAATGAGAttaaacagagacctaaacacacagggtgaaaacaggatctgcagcaatgtgcagtacaaaaaaaagatggtgtttttagaaaataaaccatggaaacctattctggtccaacctcaaaatgcatttatgaacctgaagatgagcagaATGATGGCGGTTCAGTCGATGcctaaaaataattaaattcgcagcacacacacacacacacacacacacacacattgatctTCCCTTCCTGTAATGGAGAGATAAGAGAGCCCCTGCCACTCAAGGAGGGAGACCCCACTCACCCAGGTTGTAGAGTTTCTGAACGTCCTTGATGAGCTGGACTCGAGCCGAACGTCTGAAGATCCCCTCGGTCGTCAGGcctcaaaacagacacacaacagttAGAGAGACTTGATATCACGTTTCTGAGAAAGTCACAATACTTTACTGATTTATTCACAGGCTGGTCCTCTTAAAGATACTAGCGACAAAACCACcaatcatgttttattaaaaggtcccatgacatggtatctgaagtctctttatatagaccttagtggtccctaatactgtatctgaagtctctttatatagaccttagtggtcccctaatactgtatctgaagtctctttatatagaccttagtggtccctaatactgtatctggagtctctttatatagaccttagtggtccctaatactgtatctgaagtctctttatatagaccttagtggtccctaatactgtatctgaagtctctttcccagaattcagccttggtgcaaaattacagccactagagacaGTCCTACAATTAGCCTTCCGACAGGTTTCTCTGTGGAGACCCCCACCCAGATTCCCTTTGGGTCTGCTTATCATTATGAGATCATCATCTCTCACCTTTCTCCTTGAGAAAAATCACCGTCTGAGCGATCACCGGCGGGATCATCGCCTCCCTGTTCTTCTCTCGAATGCTGTCACAAAACAGggggacaatatgaggacaacatgaggacaacatgtgggcaacatgggggcaacatgggggcaacatgggggcaacatgaggacaaaatgagggcaacatgaagacaacatgaggacaacatgagaacaacatgaggacaacatgagaacaacatgaggacaacatgaggacaacatgagaacaacatgaggacaacatgtgggcaacatgggggcaacatgagggcaacatgagaacaacatgaagacaacatgagggcaacatgaggacaacatgaagacaaaatgagggcaacatgaggacaacatgagggcaacatgaggacaacatgtgggcaacatgggggcaacatgaggacaacaagaaggcaacatgagggcaacatgaagaaaacatggggacaacatgaggacaacatgaggacaacatgtgggcaacatgggggcaacatgaggacaacatgagggaaaaaTGAGGGCAACAAGAAGACGACATGATNNNNNNNNNNNNNNNNNNNNNNNNNNNNNNNNNNNNNNNNNNNNNNNNNNNNNNNNNNNNNNNNNNNNNNNNNNNNNNNNNNNNNNNNNNNNNNNNNNNNccccccccccacacacacacacacactctgacatccctccattGGTGCATGTAtgggacctgagcatgtgtgtgttgttcctgtgtgtaatgtgtgtaataacaacagagtgtaaattgtaatttccccttgttgtactaatacattttacaatattattattattaataatattaaactACGTGAAATGAAAGCGCCAAACTGCACATGATGCAatcaaaattcatttttttttatgatggtGTTATATATAGTGTAGTACTAGCACTTGTAgttattctgtttttatgcTGCACCAAATACACCAAATACACCAAATATAGGGAATCCATTTTCTGATGACTACTCTTTGAACTCACCGATCTCGGCCAGCGGCTCCAGATCTGACGCTGAGCTCATTTCAGAGAGGAGTCTGCTcctgaaggaaaaacacaaagaaatactttaatcatcagagatacacacataaatacacacataaacatacacacacatatatatatatatatatatatatatatatatatatatatatatatacacatacatacatacatacatatcatACAGCTGGAGTTCAGAGTTGGAGTGtaaataagtacttttactacagtactgtacttcaggccagatgttgaggtacttgtacctTACTCAAGTCTTTTCatgttactttctacttctactcctctacattcatctgacagctttagttactacttTAGTTAGTAGTtgatttagttactagttacagctttagttaatagttcctttagttactaaccaacagaaaacagaaaggagGGTTACAGATGCCTCAAAGCCAAAGTACTCGAGTAAAAGTTACTTTCTTCATCACGAGTACTTGTACTCTCCACATGAAGGGACAGAGTATTCCTGCACGGTGCTTCAGTTTAGGATAACTAACGCTAATTAGCGACTTTTTACACCAGGAGCGAAGTGAAACCAGAGTTTAGAGACCACATGACGTCCACTAGCTAACAATAACAACAGGTCCCTGAACGCACCTGCGCCGATTCATTTACCTGCAACACGCGGGAAACAGACGGTTAAACGTCACTTCTACACCTCAAGACGCTTCGTATGATTTTTGACAAAGTTTATAACAAGATGTGAAGCCGCACGAGACGGTCAAACACTCACCTGTTGCCGTGGATACGCTCACATTAAGGAGCCCGTCGCGAGCAggtagaaataaaaaggaaaacttcCTCAAAACACCGTGGCGCCGGCAGGCAAGGCTCAGTGCGCATGCTCAGTTCAGAACTAATTATTTTTCACAATAAGATGTACTCAGAGTAACAAAGAGTAGCCTACAACAACattatacttaagtaaaagtactattacttagatgaacttttacttaattacaAGTGAAGTTACCGGAATAGAAAtctaagtaaaaaataaaaaaaaatcttaaaatatacTTACAGTaaaagtttatatatatatatatatagtgtatatttttaaatgtataagcGTATTATCTTATTCATACTTATTAttcttatttaataaaatacatttttcgtGAGTTGAGAAGggcacaaattaaaaaaattaaaaactctttaaaaattaaacaaataagtaAACTAAAGCCCCAAAAAAGCTTACCAATCTTCCCAAGTTGGTGGGTGTTAATTTAAAGCCCTGtttacaaccccccccccccccccccccccccccccccaataattACAACTGGCCAGTGCTATCCACCCCAAAAAGCAAACTTTCCAACCCCACTGTGTGTCTAATCCTCGAGAATGTCAAACATCGAGATGTTATTTAGTAAATGTAATTGTGTCAAAAAGACACATGGACATCTTTTTGGACTCCATTTTGTCTGAAAACGAATCCAAAACGCTTGCGTGTTGCATTAAAACAATGaattcttcttattattattatttattgtatggTAAACGTGAGACTGTTGTTGTTCTGATGCGAATGGAAATATCAACACATACACGTGTGAATATAGCAGAGAATCAGAGAAAGTTGAGTCTTAGAgcagaaaatgtcagaataatCCGgtcaaaacagacaaaaattgACAttcttgtccctttttcagactttcttttagtttccaccaccaccaccttactagttttatacttACTGGAagtcatggtcaataaccctcatttatatagaattatacctaatgttagggttaaaaaagcagaaattattaattattgtgactaatagttgagatcagaggaatgaaagtgatcagttgtatttataaagagcgttggaaggaatccattttcatggtaatttggttaaaatgaaactcatatttcaggtAAAGACATTTACCAAAGGTGTCAGATTCGACCCGAGGACGACAGGAGGGGTAAGATCTGATGTTATGACGTCAGAGAAAACACGAAGACCAGCAAAGCGTCAGCGTCTCCGTCACATCAGAGGTCATCGGCTCTGTAGAGTTGTGAAATCCTGACATCTGCTGGAGCTCTGCAGCAGCTGATTGGATcctaaatgtatatatttacagtatttatacacGTATATCTTCTATATCTTCTTCCTTGAGTGCGGCCGGGTTTCAGTAGTAActctgtgtgtcagtgagcCGATCCAACTCTACAAATTCTTTCACATGCAGTTTTAACGCAGAGATGGTCTGATGCCATCTTCTGAGTCCTGATACAGACCCCCAGTGTGGGATTTGccaggtgggggggggttgcgtgggatttccccctttctggtctacatatcccAACCTCTGCAGAACTATCTGTGTCCCCggtataacccccccccccccaaaaagtgATCAATGCTACGTCACCAATAGACATTATATAGGCtatacctaaaatagaagtattttaaactCAGTAAAGCGCTGTGATGGTATCACATGGTAGAAGTAGAACACTTAGAAAGATATCCGAGATCCGGGACACCGGCTACCAGCGGTTTTATCTGTCTTTACGTTTTTACCTTTAagtgtttatacttgtgttttatctgtttagctgattttgtgtaaagcactttgaatcgccctgttgctgaaatgtgctccaCAAATAAAGCTTATTATGTCTTATGTTTTATGTCTTATGTCTTATGTTTTATGTCTTATGTTTTCTGTCTTATGTCCTATGTcttatgtcttgttttatgtcttatgtcttatgtttaatgttttatgtcttatgtcttatgtttaatgttttatgtcttATGTCTTATGTCTTGTCTTATgtcttatgttttatgtttaagtcttatgttttctgtcttatgtcttatgttttatgtttaagtcttatgttttctgtcttatgtcttatgttttatgttttatgttgacaccgTGGTGTGTTTTGAGATTGTTATTGAATATTGAAGTGCGTATATGCAttggggggggcagtagctctgtcagtagggagttggtcgctggttcaagtccccgtacggaccaaagtatggtggcggactggtagctggagagacgccggttcacctcctgggcgctgccaaggtgctcttgtgCAAGGCACCAACTGCTAGGGGCGCCTATCAGGGGCCGTGGTAGTGGAGGTTAGCCAGAAAAAGgaggatttctttatttttaggtGGAtaattaaagtgtaaaataGTCTTATTCTATGTTTTAAGACTCTGTAAATGcaatttaagttttaaaagacacacatcttatttgtttaatgctttgtttcatgtttttatattaacatctcaatttatttcaattgtgttttattaacataattg
Proteins encoded in this window:
- the LOC117939045 gene encoding rho GTPase-activating protein 8-like; its protein translation is MRHRSDWNPGPPNLSVHVRPIYRWTNPATAPQLQRVEVKMGDECVHVSRLLSEMSSASDLEPLAEIGEFKDIREKNREAMIPPVIAQTVIFLKEKGLTTEGIFRRSARVQLIKDVQKLYNLGKPVNFEEVGDVHVPAVILKTFLRELPEPLLTFRVYNQVQDFLSVESSLRVSRCRQVVESLPEHNFIVAKYLLGFLHMVSLIYINEFTFHKSCCRV